One stretch of Tepiditoga spiralis DNA includes these proteins:
- a CDS encoding redox-sensing transcriptional repressor Rex — MLKRSKIPKPTVKRLAVYFRCITKLSNDGIEKTSSKEIAERLSIKASQVRKDLSYFGEFGKRGVGYDIEKLSFKLREILGLEKLWNVAIVGSGNLGFAIANYSGLEANGFKVVSAFDIDEKKIGNVILPGVTIKRFSEFSKEIKEKDIEIAILTVPANVAQDVADKVIDNGIKGILNFCPVPLSAPENVSIEDVDFVISLKALTFEITSREQEKKEQEKRNNA; from the coding sequence ATGCTAAAAAGAAGCAAAATACCTAAACCGACAGTAAAAAGACTTGCTGTATATTTTAGATGTATAACAAAGTTAAGTAATGATGGAATTGAAAAAACTTCGTCTAAAGAAATTGCAGAAAGGCTTAGTATAAAAGCTTCTCAAGTTAGAAAAGATTTATCATATTTTGGGGAATTTGGTAAAAGAGGAGTAGGTTATGATATAGAAAAACTTTCGTTTAAGTTAAGAGAAATATTGGGTTTAGAAAAGTTATGGAATGTAGCAATAGTTGGATCTGGAAATCTTGGTTTTGCAATAGCAAATTATTCAGGATTAGAAGCAAATGGATTTAAAGTGGTTTCTGCATTTGATATTGATGAAAAGAAAATTGGCAATGTAATACTTCCTGGTGTAACTATAAAAAGATTTTCTGAATTTTCAAAAGAAATTAAGGAAAAAGATATAGAAATAGCAATATTAACTGTTCCTGCAAATGTTGCACAAGATGTAGCAGACAAAGTTATAGATAATGGAATAAAAGGAATATTGAATTTTTGTCCAGTTCCTTTATCAGCTCCTGAAAATGTATCAATAGAAGATGTTGATTTTGTAATTTCATTAAAGGCATTGACTTTTGAAATAACTTCAAGAGAACAAGAAAAAAAAGAACAAGAAAAAAGAAACAATGCCTAA
- a CDS encoding metal-dependent hydrolase → MPNFKTHISSGVITFPVFYLLFLYLGKVITGYYFHFNAIQITLGFSLFILGSDFPDVDHQNALINKVFRILLLIFSVYYAFDNKMFFLKYIKLPFLFESTLILILSIVFGIVIGYIFNKTTKHRGIWHSIFMAIFWSILIYFLNYRSFAKVYYSISFLFGDILHLFLDKFFQEGKNGLKLK, encoded by the coding sequence ATGCCTAATTTCAAAACACACATTTCGAGCGGAGTAATAACTTTTCCAGTATTTTATTTGTTATTTTTGTACTTAGGAAAAGTCATTACAGGATATTATTTTCATTTTAATGCAATTCAAATAACTTTAGGTTTTTCTTTGTTTATACTTGGTAGTGATTTTCCTGATGTTGATCATCAAAACGCTTTAATAAATAAGGTTTTTAGAATATTGCTTTTAATTTTTTCTGTTTATTATGCGTTTGATAATAAAATGTTTTTTTTAAAGTACATTAAACTTCCATTTTTATTTGAAAGTACTTTAATATTAATTTTATCAATTGTATTTGGAATAGTAATTGGATATATTTTTAATAAGACAACAAAACATAGAGGTATTTGGCATTCTATTTTTATGGCCATATTTTGGAGTATATTAATATACTTTTTAAATTATAGGTCTTTTGCAAAAGTATATTATTCTATTAGTTTTTTATTTGGAGATATACTACATTTATTTTTAGATAAATTTTTTCAAGAAGGAAAAAATGGACTTAAATTAAAATGA
- a CDS encoding LysO family transporter, whose amino-acid sequence MLYLILFSFIAGLTLGIKGKLRFLKKYKPVTYITVLLLFFMGMDIGANKSLISQLPKIGLLAFFIAIFSIIGSILFTMIYEKARSDKK is encoded by the coding sequence ATGTTATATTTAATTCTTTTTTCTTTTATAGCAGGATTAACATTAGGTATAAAAGGTAAGTTAAGGTTTTTAAAAAAATATAAACCAGTAACATATATTACTGTTTTGCTTTTATTTTTTATGGGAATGGATATAGGTGCAAATAAATCATTAATATCTCAACTTCCTAAAATAGGTCTATTAGCTTTTTTTATAGCTATATTTTCTATTATAGGTAGTATTTTATTTACTATGATATATGAGAAAGCAAGAAGTGATAAAAAATGA
- a CDS encoding lysine exporter LysO family protein — MILLLSAVILGILFGLFSGFSISGNLITVLLMILVFTVGVDIGLEENILQKIKASIKTILIQSILTILGTLTFSGFVAFFTSLTVKEAIGAASGLGWYSLSGVMISGMYSPVLGAISFTSNVIREVLGILLIPIVSKFSELGAISIGGATSMDTLLGIISKNTNKKNTLVAFGQGVVLSITVPLLISIIFS; from the coding sequence ATGATTTTACTTTTATCTGCTGTTATTTTAGGAATTTTATTTGGACTTTTTTCTGGTTTTAGTATTTCTGGAAATTTAATTACTGTATTATTAATGATATTGGTTTTTACTGTTGGTGTTGATATAGGACTTGAAGAAAATATACTTCAAAAAATAAAAGCTAGTATCAAGACTATACTTATTCAATCTATACTAACTATTTTAGGGACATTAACCTTTAGTGGATTTGTTGCTTTTTTTACTTCTTTAACAGTTAAAGAAGCAATTGGTGCAGCTTCCGGATTAGGATGGTATTCATTGTCTGGAGTTATGATTAGTGGTATGTATTCTCCAGTTCTTGGAGCTATTTCTTTTACATCAAATGTAATAAGAGAAGTTTTGGGCATTCTTTTGATTCCCATAGTTTCAAAGTTTTCAGAACTTGGTGCAATTTCAATAGGTGGTGCAACAAGTATGGATACTCTTTTGGGAATAATTTCAAAAAATACAAATAAAAAAAATACATTGGTAGCTTTTGGACAAGGTGTTGTATTGTCAATTACTGTTCCGTTATTGATAAGTATAATTTTTAGTTAG
- a CDS encoding TM1266 family iron-only hydrogenase system putative regulator → MENKVAMISIAITDRKNSYLQVNEILHNFREKINLRVGYPMTEKNVAIIFIIFEGTTDEIGALNGKLGQLNGVKVKSHTLKI, encoded by the coding sequence TTGGAAAATAAAGTTGCCATGATTTCCATAGCAATAACGGATAGAAAAAATTCTTATTTACAGGTTAACGAAATTCTTCACAATTTTAGAGAAAAGATAAATCTTAGAGTTGGATATCCAATGACTGAAAAAAATGTTGCAATAATTTTTATTATTTTTGAAGGTACAACAGATGAAATTGGAGCATTGAATGGTAAATTAGGTCAGTTAAATGGTGTAAAAGTAAAATCACACACATTAAAAATTTAG